Genomic window (Zingiber officinale cultivar Zhangliang chromosome 2B, Zo_v1.1, whole genome shotgun sequence):
ttaatgcaaacttgaaaaactaacttaaaccttaaaaacctcaataatcatgcttgattcttgcatattttttttatcactaacttaaccagattgtcattccatcaaaaagggggagattgttggtgcggttagcactaacggtctaactcaggttttgatgaatgacaaatcaggttaagttaggtttgttgttgtctgacacttttatcaagtgtgcaggaaaagtccagctaggtcgacgggctgaccggatagctggtaagcgggtcgacgggctgaccgacgcttggcaagaagtccagctaggtcgacggctgaccggatagtctggcgagaagtccaagcggtcgacggctgaccggacgcttggcagtCCAGACggccgacgggctgaccggacgtccggtaagtgaggtaagtcaccggaagggagtgattgtgaggacgcgttccggaagggaacttaggcgccgatccggcttagaaccatttcggatgtctaagtcgagatcgtgactagattccggtctcggaaagacggaatctaagtcatactctttcttatccatctattgaactttaactgtgctaacaatctgttttacaggatacatatttgcctcggactaaccctgttttgcaggaaaaaggagctttctgaaacaaggtggtccgggcgcccggaaggcaaatttcatccagccgagtcgtcgccacgtggagcatcatggttcgtgcagctacgtcacgttccaggcgcccggaagggatctaggcgcccaggatagcatataaaagaagccccaggtaggagcttcaaaGAGATCAAGTCTTCACTGAGaacttactgcttgctctgctgctctacgctcctgcgacgccacgaggctattccgacaaagcgctttcttaaagtctaattcttcttctcttgtcggtattttacttctgtcaattcttgtacttatttgtaatcttcattcgaattgatagtgattgcccaacgaaagtactcacggagtacgggccttcgagtaggagtcgtcacaggctccgaacgaagtaaaaacacctgtgtctattttagttttccgctgcgtttatactcatctttatcgaatcgatattcaccccccctctatcgaatccaacggtcttacaaaaCACTCCCTTAGAAATTGCTGCTCTTGTAGAAAGAGTGtcctagagcgtattgaccaaggtaccctagtgacaggggtaaccctttccggacgtctagaacattctcttgaaaggagaggcaattcctccataaggaagcaGGCTACCtttattcttattattatttactagacatgtattcctgtgatctaccgaggcgccctcgtgacaggggttaaccgttataggatttcacagggatcatcTCCAtttgatacttagggatattgactaATCTAACTTCttgcaagagcatggacatagagggtagaaactaaacaatgtatgtaatatctcctagtattataatgaaaccgaaatcctagaatccatctcccaaaggtcattccctccaagatcaattctctctctctcctctctcttcgtctcaaccttctttccctctctttacTCACACTCATTAGTTCGCAAGCACCAAAGCCAACTTacaaccgtctagataacttactttgtgacatctctaATGCTTAATCAATAGcccctgtggttcgacaatcttttatattactgacgacgaatccgaaGCTGATCTCAGGCCCGCTCGCCCTCTCCTGGCTGCAACCTAGGGAGTGGATCTCCAGCCACCGAGCGTATGATTTTCGGGCTCGGTTTGAGTCCCCTCTAGTCGGTCCAcctgctatgatgttgatctccccCCGAGCGCCATTTCTTCTATTcttctcctcccgagcggatggtctgcCCCGCTCGTGTGAGGCTCGAGGATGTTCGTCACCCTTCGGCTGATGATGGTGATGTCGCTTGGATGATCGTCTTGTCTCTTCTCGTCGCCCGATGCTATGACGTCCATGTCTCCAGTCAGGGGAAGGCGATCGGAGATGATAACTCCTGGGGGTCGGTCGAACAACCGGGGCGAATCCTTGacaatcgcgggtgttgtgggttgctgaCTGGTGAAAGGCacagaacataggagtccatacctttcccttcgGCCTTGGCCGCTTGGAGGCCACATGCTGGACGGCATGTGGCCTTGGTTTCTGGTGTGGTCATGCTCCTTCGGCTCGTAGCCCTCTTGGTGGTTGATGGTTGATCTGCGGCCTCCTTTCGGTCGGCGCCGATGGTTTGGGTGGCGCTTCCTTCCTTCTGGacgcctgggcttcttccacgtttatgtactcattggccttcttcaacatgtggtcgtagtcgcgaggCAGCTTTCTGACAAGCgtccggaagaagtccccgtccaagAGCCCTtatgtgaacgcgttcatcatggtctcggacgagaccgaaGGGATGTTCAttgccacttggttgaagcgctggatgtaagctctgaGGGTCTCTCTCGGCCCTTTCTTCATGGAGAACAGACTGACGCTTGTTTTCTGGTAGCACCTGCAGCTcgcgaagtggtgaaggaaggtCGTTCGGAACTCTTTGAAGCTTAGGATCGATCCATCCGGAAACTCCGAAACCAGCGTTGTGCTGAGCCGGATAATGTAGTAAGGAAGACTTGACACTTGACTCCGTCAgtatattgatggagagtagcaatgttgtcaaacttacccagatggtcgtccaaATCGGTCGACccgttgtattctccgatcgccaAGGGAGCATAATGCCTTGGCAGAGGGTCTTGCAGAATTTCCTCAAAGAATTTCccattgatccgctcgggtgaggCGTTGCCTTGGGGCGCCTTGCCCTTCCGCATGTCCCGAACGGGAGcttcgtcggatgaagatcctcgatcttGATTGGGTTGCACGATCTTAGAGGGCGTTTGAAATAACGCCTGGTGAAACGGAATGGGCACGGGTGGAGCTTCTCCGTGAGTGCCGGTTGGTATTTTATTCTGTCCCCAGATGGACAGCTGCTCCGGCTAGTCTTCATgcgccgctcggcctcctgaagCCGATGTTGCTTGTTGTGCCAGTCGGTTGGCTAGCGCCTTCTGCTGCTGCTGCTAGACTATCTTTGCCGCCCGTACTTATATGAGcacgtcgagctcctcttgagtgagcgtcatGGTGTggagacgtccagcttcttccatcttctcggctcggatgtaAGTGTGTTCCCACAAagggcgccaaatttgatcttgtccgagagtcaagtcgacggacgctggggagatgacgctcacgttgactggatgtagactgAGGGTGACGTGGACCTCCGATGAgcgaagcctgcaaccacaagtcgttagtgtcgagccggggaggggttctccgacgatgaccctccgacgctcaagacaGTCACCGGCAGCAAGAGAATGAAGTGGAAAAGAGAAAGCAGCAGCGTAACTATAACTACAGTAGAAgtgaacatacctccgtcgaaattTGGGAttccttatatagagctctcGGGGGAGCGCATGCACACTTCTCGAGGTGTGcatgcttctcaaagcatacctagaaagggcgtgtcagaaaagcgtgtccgacgtcataccttaacagcccgggcatatccctgacgtgacagtggaagcttccaccgtacgattctttgtctgaccatgccgtctgtcggcgacactggtccctaggaagatattccCACCTGCTTCCTTTGTCTGGTACTGAGCCGAGCGGGAGAGTGCCGAGtgagagagccgctcggccgatccaTTCGGCTGATCCGTGTTGAGCGGAAGAGCCGCTCGGCTGCCCGTCGGTGTTCTGTCACTGTCGCCTTTGGGGCCGAGTGGGATGGACGCTCGACCGTTATTCGTCCTTCTTGACCCCTGCTGTCAAGTGTGTTGTTGTATCTAGGACCTGGTGGGAGTCCGAGCGGGACGTTCGCTCAGCACATGCATCGACGATGGACTTTCTTCTccgagcgtcggaagctcggtaccTGGCCGAGCTGTAGTGATATATGTCGGACCGGTCACTCCTTGGTCCGACCGACCGAGTAGGTTGTCCGATCGGATGATGACCCAGAAGCGCTGCCTTGAATTTGATCCTCCATGTGGCAATGATCTCTTTCCGAGCGGGTCTCACCTTACTATCAgatcaattattatttttaatggaTGTAAAATAATCATTATTATTATAATCGATGCATGATAAATGCACGAAAAATATATCTGTTATACATATATTAGGTCTCTATCTGCTTATAAATTAGAAATCATAATAATGTTCCATCCTAAGAATAAATTGAGTGCTTTCGtaaaaaagagaaaaatcaaTATACGTAAAATAATTGTATTACAAAGGTTTCTTCGTCATGCTCAGGTATGTAAAATATATAGATTTCAAGATCCGtttcataaaataaatttaatgatCATGTAAAGTTAACACAAATTAGTCTGACTTCTTGAATTGCAGAACTACCTGATTGTCAGAGTACTTGTGGACTTTGGAGCACTCGAGTCCGAGTGCCTTGTCTATTGGGTCCCCGGAAGCCAAAGACTTGGGTGCTTAAGCCCGGATACATGTGGATTTTTATGCGAATGAAGACTTATGGTAACAAATAGTTACAAAGTGGTGTGTCCCTTGGGTTTCTCTTCATGAGTGCATCCCTTGGCATGTGATGTGCCCTTTGTCCTTTGggtttctctccttctctttgttTATAAGGTAGGTAATGTTATTCTCTAAAGGGTCATGACTCTATTCTTTCATTACTTTTCTTCGTTATACTATTTGGGGCATCTTGATAATTTATGTATTAGAGGGACCTAGTCGGGATAACTCTCAGCGAGCCCTTTAACACGTGTTATTTTTCATAGAGTCTGACTAAGTCACGATGAGAAAACTTTGACATCATCACTCTTTGATGCGAGATGGATTCTACCAATGTGTCATAGCTCCGAAGTGCCGAACAGATTTATGTTGTATCAATTGTTAATATCTTAAACAAGCCTATAATTTTAAGGGGAAAAAGTTGATCTATGCCACTACATTAATTCCCTTATCTAAAAGAATAAGCTAACCAAATAAAGTATGTTAACATTGATAGAGATAATTTAATGTTCGTCATAATTAAATCAGTGATCTCCACAATAGTAAATCAATGATGATAAATACCAAGCCTCCGGCTAGGATGCAACGACAGCTATGCTCCAACAGTATAAgcatttatgattcgagtttatgTGCACTATTAAGATGACATTTacgttttcgaatttattttgataatcgataatttttttttatggaatCGGGATTAATCAGTATAAAAATTAATCCGTTCGAGTTGTCGAATAAgttagtaaaaaaataataacgaTAAATATTGGAAAAAGTTGCATGACATCTTATCTCGTCCGGAATCAGAGTCAGGTGGAGACCGACTGCGCTATCACGAGCATTGACGAAGAGTGGTTGAGACCTTTTGCTAACATAGTACTTTGCGATAGGACTCGTGCGGGCTGTTGGCAAGGGATGATGACGAGGATGGCGACGCATGATTCCTCTGCACACACTCAAACAGGCACACGGAGCATTAGAGAAcaaaatcagggaaaaagtccccggagcagacccttcgacgctcaaatcaggtcTTTTTTTTCCCAGAAGAATAGTAAACCAAAAGAAAAAGTAGAGTGCGAGTATGAAAAGGTGAGTGCGTGTACCTACGTAAGGGAGAAGATTTTCATTTTTATATGATAGCGAGTACTTCTGAAACCTGACAAGTGTCAGAGAATATCGAGTGTCAGGACTTCTCTAGCAACGAATGACACGTGGCATCTTTTCACGGGCCAGGAGAAAGTTCCATTAGCAGAAAACCTCATACCctcagaatattccctgacatgtggcTGCTATTTCCTGACAGGTGGTTTTGATTCCCTGGCTTCATTGTCGTATAGTGCCTTATCAACCGGGCATGAATGGGAAGGTTTTGAGTGACTAGCAGTCAGAGGACTTTACTTGAGTATGATGGGAGTGATTCGCTAAACCTCGACCTGCACATCCTGATCGGTTTACAATGATCTGTGTCTCCTGCCCTATATATCCTAACCGGTTTTGTCCAGACCTGCGTATCCTGCCCTATATATCCTGACTGATTTTACTTAGACCTGTGTGTCCTGCCCTGTACATCCTGATCGGTTTTACCCAGTCTTGTGTATCCTGCCCGGTATATCCTGACCGGCTTTGTCCCGACCTGCGTATTCTGCCCTATATATATCCTGACCGGTTTTACCCAGACCTGTGTGTCTTGCCCTGTATATCTTGAACGATTTTACCTAGCCCTGTGTATCCTGCCCGGTATATTCTAACCGGTTTTGTCCCGACCTGCGTATCCTGCCCTATATATCCTGACCGATTTTACCCAGACCTGTGTGTCATGCCCTGTATATCCTGACCGGTAAATTTTGGCCTGTATATCCAGCCGCTCCCCTTTAACTTCTGACTGTTACGATCCCTTTacttctgactgtcatgtcctcttgacttctgattgccacatccccttgacttctgactgtcacgtccctttGACTTACCCCTCATCTCACCTTCAGGGGTCcactatcatgcaccgtatcaacaTCTATCACgctcccttgacttctgactgtcatgtcctcttgacttctgattgccacatccccttgacttctgactgtcacatcccTTTGACTTACCCCTCATCTCACCTCCAGGGGTCcactatcatgcaccgtatcaacaTCTATCACCAATAAATGCGTTGAGGATCTAAAAGGAATatagtggcaaaaggcgaatacgctcgccccccaacgtccccgtcaatccgtcccagggtTAACACAGAGAAGGTAAATCACAGGCGGCTACTAGTCGGACTACTAGCCTTTGGGATAataactaacacataagggagacattttatCTTAGTTTGTCGATATTtgaaccccatacctcataatgATAACACCTTATGTGTTAGCCACTAGATCGTTCCAAGAGGACGGATCTAAAAGGAATATGTTCCACGTTGTCGTATTGACACTGTTAATTTATTAAAGGAACTGATTGATCAGATCTGGATCTAGATTGTATTGACACTGTTTCTTTTTTATAATATgtgatttaagaaaaaaaaaaaaaaaggaaatcaaAGCACCGACACTTTCCAAGTCTTCTCAACAGTTGAATAAATGCGTTAAGAATCTAAAAAGAATATGATCCACGGTGTCGTATTGACAGTGTTAATTTGTTAAAGGAATTGATTCAATAAGATCTGGATCTAGATTGTATTGACACTGTTTCTTTTTTATAATACatgatttaagaaaaaaaaaaaaagggaaatcaAAGCACGGACACTTTCCAAGTCTTCTCAACAGTTGAATAAATGGGTTAAGAATCTAAAAGGAATATGATCCACATGGTGGTATTGACAttgcttttttattattattttatttttaaattggcaatttataaaaaaaatatccatgatcaaaataaatcaaaaaatattcaTAATAAGTGATATGTCAATCCAGCGTTGATCAATCGCTCACTAGACTTAATTTATCAAAGGAACTGATTGACCAGATCTGATCTGTATTatggaagttttttttttcattttttataatAAGTGATTTAAGAAAAATGGAaatcaaagcactcaaactttGCCAAATCTGATACCCTACTCTCCTCTTCCAAGCAGCGAGGCAGATTGCCGAAGCGATCTAGGTTAGAGCTGCCCTACTGGTCATTTAATCGTTCTTGTTGGCCTGGCTGCCTTTAGTTCTTCTTAATCGTCTCTTCTCTTTTCTACGTTTTGTTAGGTTTTGCATATTCGTATTTAAGTTTGCTTAATTTCTAGGAATCCGGACAGAGCTAGAAGTCTGCAATCAACTTTAGATATCCTTCaaaggttatttatttatttatttttttctaaaattttagccTATGGCATCCCCCAATTCTGAAGATGAAGACGAACTCTTGTCGAGGAATTTCACGGAGAAACTGAGCTCGGCCTCACGCAAACCGAAGAAAGACATCCCGGCGACGATCTTTCGAGTTCCTGAGAACATCCGCAGAACCAATCTCGAGTCTTTTGAGCCAAAGATGGTCTCCCTCGGCCCATACCACCGCGAAAATCAACGCTTTAAAGCAACGAATGAAAGGATCAAATTGCCCTATGCCACCAATTTTTTCAGGCGGCTCACAACCGGCGGCATGGACGTGAATCTAGTGCCGCTCATGGTCAAGATAATCAAGCATAAGGAGTCGGATTTACGTTGTGCCTACTCGGAGGAGATCCGCATGAACAGCAATGATTTCGTGGAGATGATGATGCTCGACTTCGCTTTCATGGTCGAGTTTCTATGGGAGCAAGCGGGGGGGAATAGAACGCAGATGGGAGAGTACTCGTGGAAGTGGGCAGCTCCATCGATTATCAACGATATGTTGGTTGTCGAAAACCAGTTCCCTCTTCCTccccttctttttctcttctaCGCGTACACGGCTGATTTGCATCGCCATGATACTTTTTCAACGGAATTCACGAAATTCCTCTGTCATCCTTTCATGCTGAAAATTCACCATGACCTCTCTCCGACCTCGACCAGCTTCACCTTGACCTCGAGCGCTAGAAGCTTCGAAAATAGTAGTCATTTGCTCCATCTTTTCCATTCAAGTCTTGTTAGCGTGCTGCGGGAAAAGGCAATTACCCGCCTTGACGTCGTCGACTTATCTTCCTTCCCCAGTGCAGAGATGCTCCACGCAATGAGAATACAGTTTGCAAATAAAACCGATGGCAGTAGCTTCTTGGACATCACTTTCGACAGTAGCAAGAGATCCATGCAGATTCCTCAACTCGTCATCAACGATGATAACGTCTCCCTCCTTCGAAACCTCATCGCTTTCGAGCAGCAATGCCATTGGATCTACAACTACATCTCCACTTACGTTTGGTTCATGGACTGCTTGATAAACACGGGAAAGGATGTGGCCGTGCTCCGGAAACATAAGATCATCGTCAGCCGCTTGTACAGCGACGAAGAAGTGGCTCACATTTTCAACGAGCTCCGAAGGACGAATGCCCCTGTCGTCGACTTCGACCAGTTCTATCTTGCAGAGGTAATAAACAATGTGGAGAGGTACCGCAAAAACAAGTCTACCAGACTCTGGGCACTATGGAATTTCTCATGGTTGAGGCAAAACTATTTCAAGAATCGGTGGGTGACTATCGGTGTCTTTGCAATTGTTTTATTCAACCTTCTCATTTTTGTGCTCACTTTGGTGCAGACTGTATATGCTATTCGCAGTTACGCCAAGCAGTGAAAGTATGTATACTGTGAAGAATAATGATGCCCGGCcattgattttaattaataaagGTTTAACGTATAAATAATATTATCATATTTGTTTATAATGGTGTTTTCCATAATAAAATATCTCATTGGAGGGAGTTTTACTATAAAAGTTTCACTTGATTGTGGTGATATTCTCCTTTCCTTATTACATGAA
Coding sequences:
- the LOC122047944 gene encoding UPF0481 protein At3g47200-like isoform X2, whose translation is MASPNSEDEDELLSRNFTEKLSSASRKPKKDIPATIFRVPENIRRTNLESFEPKMVSLGPYHRENQRFKATNERIKLPYATNFFRRLTTGGMDVNLVPLMVKIIKHKESDLRCAYSEEIRMNSNDFVEMMMLDFAFMVEFLWEQAGGNRTQMGEYSWKWAAPSIINDMLVVENQFPLPPLLFLFYAYTADLHRHDTFSTEFTKFLCHPFMLKIHHDLSPTSTSFTLTSSARSFENSSHLLHLFHSSLVSVLREKAITRLDVVDLSSFPSAEMLHAMRIQFANKTDGSSFLDITFDSSKRSMQIPQLVINDDNVSLLRNLIAFEQQCHWIYNYISTYVWFMDCLINTGKDVAVLRKHKIIVSRLYSDEEVAHIFNELRRTNAPVVDFDQFYLAEVINNVERYRKNKSTRLWALWNFSWLRQNYFKNRWVTIGVFAIVLFNLLIFVLTLVQTVYAIRSYAKQ
- the LOC122047944 gene encoding UPF0481 protein At3g47200-like isoform X1, whose translation is MASPNSEDEDELLSRNFTEKLSSASRKPKKDIPATIFRVPENIRRTNLESFEPKMVSLGPYHRENQRFKATNERIKLPYATNFFRRLTTGGMDVNLVPLMVKIIKHKESDLRCAYSEEIRMNSNDFVEMMMLDFAFMVEFLWEQAGGNRTQMGEYSWKWAAPSIINDMLVVENQFPLPPLLFLFYAYTADLHRHDTFSTEFTKFLCHPFMLKIHHDLSPTSTSFTLTSSARSFENSSHLLHLFHSSLVSVLREKAITRLDVVDLSSFPSAEMLHAMRIQFANKTDGSSFLDITFDSSKRSMQIPQLVINDDNVSLLRNLIAFEQQCHWIYNYISTYVWFMDCLINTGKDVAVLRKHKIIVSRLYSDEEVAHIFNELRRTNAPVVDFDQFYLAEVINNVERYRKNKSTRLWALWNFSWLRQNYFKNRLYMLFAVTPSSESMYTVKNNDARPLILINKGLTYK